The sequence CCCTGGAAGCCACCCGCAAGTCCATGGATCAGATCACCGGCGCCCTGGTGGGTATCGGCCTGACCCTGTCTGCGGTGTTCGTGCCCATGGCCTTTATGTCTGGCTCAACCGGGGTGATCTACCGTCAGTTCTCCATCACCATTGTGTCCGCCATGGCGCTGTCGGTGCTGGTGGCGGTGATCCTGACCCCGGCCCTGTGCGCCACCATGCTCAAGCCAGTGAAAAAGGGACACGCCTACACCGACAAAGGCTTCTTCGGCTGGTTCAACCGCAGCTTCAATCGCTGGACTGACCGTTATGAGGGCAGCGTTGGCGGCATCCTCAAACGCACCGGCCGGGTATTCGGCATCTACCTGATGCTGGTGGTGGCCACGGGCTGGATCTTCCTGCGCATGCCCACCGCCTTCCTCCCCGACGAGGATCAGGGGGTGATGTTTGTCCAGGCGATTCTGCCCGCCAACGCCACCCAGGAAAGCACCCAGAATGTGCTGGATCAGGTGAACGACTACCTGCTGGAGCAAGAGGGCGAGTCTGTGGAGTCGGTGTTTACCGTATCCGGCTTCAGCTTCGCCGGCATGGGCCAGAACATGGGCCTGGCCTTCGTCAACATGAAGCCCTGGGATGAGCGCACCGCGCCGGGGACCGATGTGCAGTCCGTCGCCGGCCGAGCCATGGGCGCCTTCTCCCAGATCAAGGAAGCCCTGGTGTTTGCTTTTGTGCCGCCTGCGGTATTGGAGCTGGGCACCGCCAACGGTTTCGATCTCTATCTGCAGGATAAGGGCGGCAAGGGTCACGACGCCCTGATTCAGGCCCGCAACCAACTGTTGGGAATGGCCGCTCAGGAGCCCAGCCTGGTGGGGGTTCGCCCCAATGGCCAGGAGGACGCCCCTCAATACCAGTTAGACATCGACCACGGCAAACTGCGCGCCCTGGGACTGAACATCACCGAGGTGAACAGTGCCCTGGCTACCGCCTGGGGTGGCGCCTACGTCAATGACTTCATCGACCGCGGCCGGGTGAAGAAGGTGTTCGTCCAGGGTGAGGCGGAATACCGCATGCAGCCTGGGGACCTGGATACCTGGTATGTGCGCAACAACCAGGGTGAGATGGTGCCCTTCTCCGCCTTTGCCACCGGCCACTGGGAGTATGGCTCCCCCCGCCTTGAGCGTTTCGGCGGTCTGCCGGCGGTGAACATCCAGGGGGCCACCGCGCCCGGTATCAGTACCGGTGACGCCATGGAGACCATGGAGCGTCTGGCCGGTCAGTTGCCTCCGGGCTTTGGCATCGAGTGGAACGGCCTCTCCTATGAGGAGCGCCTCTCCGGCAACCAGGCTCCGGCCCTGTACGCCCTCTCCATCCTGGTGGTGTTCCTGGTGCTGGCGGCGCTGTATGAAAGCTGGTCTGTGCCCTTCGCGGTGATTCTGGTGGTGCCCCTGGGGATCATTGGCGCCCTGCTGGCCACCTATGGCCGCGGGCTGTCCAACGACGTGTTCTTCCAGGTGGGTCTGCTCACCACAGTGGGTCTGGCCACCAAGAACGCCATCCTCATCGTGGAGTTCGCCAAGGAGTACTACGAGAAGGGCGCCGGTCTCATCGAGGCCACCCTGCACGCGGTGCGAGTGCGTCTGCGTCCGATTCTGATGACCTCCCTGGCCTTCGGCCTGGGCGTGGTGCCCCTGGCCATCAGTACCGGCGTGGGCTCCGGTGCCCAGAACGCCATCGGTACCGGCGTACTGGGGGGCATGATGAGCTCCACCTTCCTGGGGATCTTCTTCGTGCCGCTGTTCTTCGTGATAGTGGAGCGTATCTTCAGTCCCAAGGAGCGCAAACAGCCTGAGGCGACACCTCAGCCGGCAGAAGCCGAATCCTAGAACGACAAAAGCCCCGCAGAGCGGGGCTTTTTCTTTGGCGAATGCATCAGACCAGTTGCGCTTCCAGCTGGGCCACCAGTTCTGGCTGCAGCTGCAGCTGATTGGCCAGCTCCTTAAGATAGGCCTGCTCCATGAAGTTCTGTTCATCCACCATGATCACCGACGCCAGATAGACCTCGGCGGCCTCCTCCGGGCTGGACACCGCAGCGGCCACTTCGGTGGGATCCAGGGGCTTATCCAGCTCCTGTTGGACAAAGTGGCTCACCTCGGCAGAGGCGCCCATGGCGTGCACCGCCTTGAAGATGCGCCCCTTCTCCTCGTCATCCACATGACCGTCTGACTTGGCGGCGGCGATCATCGCCTTGAGTACCACCATGGAGTGCTGTTCTGTGGGGGCGGGCAGCGCCTGAGGCTGGGGCACCGCCTGGGGCTGAGCAGTTGGCTGAGCGCTCTGCGGGCTTTCCGCCTGGCCCCCCTGATTGGCCTGCCAGTCATTGAACACCTTATACGCCAGGGCCCCCAGGGCGGCGGCCCCCCCGAGTTTGGCGGCCTTCTTGCCCATCTTGCGCCCCTTCTTGGAGCCCACCAGCATGGTCAGCAAGCTGCCACCGACGGCGCCGCCAATGGCTCCCTTGGTCATGTCGGACATGCCTCCCTGACCACTGCCCTGACTCAGCCCGCTCTTAGCCTGCTTGGCCATGTCACCGCCACTGGCCATCACTTGATTAAGTAACCCTTTGAAATCCATCCATTCCCTCCAGATCTCTTTGCCTCCCCTCGCGGGGAGCGGCATTCGCTATGCCCATACCGTTGTTTTTCTGAACGTTTCCAGCATAGACGAGGCCAGAGTCTCTGTTAAGCCTGCCTTTGTAACCAGACATTGGCACTGCGCAGGGGTGACCCTGTAGCCATTCCTTTGCCGAGTTGAGAACAGAAAGTAGCAAACTTAATACCGCTTTTGTGAAGCCGCGCATCCTTTGCCCTTTTCCTTGGCCATGAAAATGATTCACCATTGGCAACCAATATGCGGCCCAGGGCCGTGCCGGAAGGACTGGAGTGGGGAGGTATCGTCTTTCATGCGGGTATTACTGCTGGTCACGGCCTTTAATGGCCTGTCTCAACGTATCTATGGTGAACTCAAAGCCCAGGGGCATACCCTGAGCGTGGTGCTCGGTGGCAATGAATCCGAAGTGCGTGACGCCGTGGAGCAGTTCGAGCCCGAGTTGATCCTCTGCCCCTTCCTGAAGCACCGCATCCCCGACGACATCTGGCAGCAGCGGCTGTGCATCATTATCCATCCTGGCATTCAGGGTGACCGCGGCCCCTCCTCCCTGGACTGGGCCATCATCGATCGGCAAACCGAATGGGGGGTAACCGCCCTGCAGGCGGATGCCGAGATGGACGCCGGTGATATCTGGTCCACGGGCAACTTCCCCATGCGGGAGGCCTCCAAGGCCAGCCTCTACCGCCGCGACGTCACCGCCATGGCCTCCAGACTGGTTCAGGAGCTGATGGCCAGGGTGGCGGACAAAGGGTTTTCTCCCGAGCCTCTGGATTACAGCGACCCAAAGGTCAAGGGCGAGCTCAAGCCGCTGATGAAGCAGCCGATGCGCAGCATCGACTGGCTGGCCGATGACAGCGACACCATCCTCCGCAAGATTCGCGCCGCCGACAGCTTCCCCGGCGTGCTCACCGAACTCTATGGAGAACTGGTCTACCTCTATGGTGCCCATCCCGAGTCGACACTGGGGGGCGCCCTGCCCAAGACGCCCCTGGCCACCCGTGACGGCGCCCTGTGCATCGCCACCACAGACGGCGCCATCTGGGTCAGCCATATGAAGCTCAAGAGCGATACCCCGCAGTTCAAGCTGCCGTCGGCCTGGGTATTGAAGGCCCACCTGGATGGGGTGCCCGAACTGGCACCACCGCTGCTACCGGAGATGACCGCTCCTGGGTTTCAGGAGATCCGCTACCGGGAAGCGGATGGGGTCGGCTATCTGCATTTTGACTTTCACAACGGCGCCATGGGCACCAGTCAGTGCCGCCGCCTACTGCATGCCTATCAGGCGGCCTGCCGGCGTGACACCCGGGTGCTGGTACTTATGGGGGGAGAGGATTTCTGGAGCAATGGCATCCACCTCAATCACATCGAAGCGGCCGACAACCCTGCCGACGAGTCCTGGCGCAACATCAACGCCATCAACGATCTGGTCAAAGCGATCCTGCTGACCGACGACAAGCTCACCGTGGCTGCTCTGGGCGCCAACGCCGGGGCCGGCGGCGCCATGATGGCGCTGGCCTGCGATCAGGTGGTGGCCAGAGAGGGGATTGTTCTCAACCCCCACTACCAGAGCATGGGGCTCTACGGCTCCGAGTACTGGACCTACTCCCTGCCCAAGCGGGTTGGCGAAGCCAGGGCTCGCCAGCTCACCCAGGCCTGTCTGCCGGTGGGGACCACCCAGGCCCTCAAAATGGGACTGGTGGACAAGGTCCTCGAAGAGGCGGCCTCTTGCTATGAACGCCAGCTCAGCGACTACTGCCTGACCCTGGCCAGCGATCAGGAGTTTCACAGCAGGTTGAAGGCCAAGGCGAGGACCCGAGCCCGCGATGAAGCCCGCCACCCCCTGGCGGAATACCGCCGTCATGAACTGACCAAGATGCACCACTGCTTCTACGAGCCGGACAGCCACTACCACAGACTGCGCAAGGAGTTTGTCTACAAGGTGTGCCCCTGCTCGACCCCACAGAGACTGATTTACACCGATCCTAGGGTGAAACGCACCGGCTAGCCCCGCCATCCGGCCCTCGCGGCACAGGGCCGGTACCACTCTGATAAATCCCGGGCGACTCAGGATAAATTATTGATATAAAATAGGGATAATTAAGGACCTGATGGACATTTTCGAGGATCCCATGACTCAAGGACGTACCCTCACTCCCGAGGATCTCAAGGCCCGGGCAATCCGCTTCTACGAACGTTATGGCAAGGATATGGAGCAGATCAGCGATCTGCTCAACATTCGGTTAAGCCAACTGGCCCAGGCCTACACCCTGGAGAACGCCCTGCCTCAGGAGGCCATCACCATCACCACCCGGGTTAAAAGCCTGGGCAGCTTCCTGAAAAAGCTGGAGAAACGTGGCTGGCCCCAGTTCTACTACCCCACCGAAGTGATTCAGGACTTGATTGGCGCCCGGGTGGTGTGCTGGTTTGTGGATGACTGTCGCGGCATGGAAAAATTCATCGCCGGCTCCAAGCACCTCACCATCCATGAAGAGATTGAAGACTACATCGACGAGCCCAAGCCATCGGGTTACCGCTCCATCCATCTGCTGGCAGACGTCGGCTATGACAGAGTGCACCGCAGCGGACGAGAGGTGGAGATTCAGGATGGGTCCATGGTGTGTGAGATTCAGATTCGCACCATGCTTCAGGATGCCTGGGGCCAGATTACCCACGAGTTCCACTACAAGGCTCAAAGCGCCGGGGTAAACAACCGTTTCTATGAGCGGATCCTGGCGGAGATCGCCAGTCGCCTGAGTAACGAGGACAACTCCCTGCTGACCCTGAGAGATGCCTACCAGGATCTGGCCAAGGAGCAGATCAAACCCTCCTCCCATGAAGGGATCAAGGGCGCAGATTAAGCCGGGCCGCTACCAGCGGATATCGATGGGCGTCCCCACGGGCACCAAAGCCATAAACTCGTCCATCTCGTCATTGGTCAGGGCGATGCAACCATCGGTCCAGTTGAACCATTGGGTCAGCGGCGC is a genomic window of Ferrimonas sp. YFM containing:
- a CDS encoding efflux RND transporter permease subunit, with protein sequence MARFFIDRPIFAWVIAIIVMLAGTLAITTLPVSQYPNIAPPTIEISANYPGASAKTVEDTVTQVIEQRMTGLDHLRYIASQSDSFGNATITLTFNAEADADIAQVQVQNKLQLAMPLLPQEVQAQGISVNKSSSGFLMVLGFVSQDGSMDKADIADYVAANIQDPMSRVPGVGDITLFGSQYAMRIWLDPLKLNQFNLTTSDVVAAIREQNAQVSAGQLGGAPSVAAQELNATISAQSRLQTPEEFRNIVLKSDMDGAKVFLGDVGRVEIGAESYSVTSFYNGQPASGLAIQLATGANALATAEAVMAKMDEMRPYFPEGLDVVLPFDTTPFVGKSIEGVVHTLLEAIVLVFLIMYLFLQNFRATLIPMIAVPVVLLGTFGILAATGFSINTLTMFAMVLAIGLLVDDAIVVVENVERVMSEEGCSPLEATRKSMDQITGALVGIGLTLSAVFVPMAFMSGSTGVIYRQFSITIVSAMALSVLVAVILTPALCATMLKPVKKGHAYTDKGFFGWFNRSFNRWTDRYEGSVGGILKRTGRVFGIYLMLVVATGWIFLRMPTAFLPDEDQGVMFVQAILPANATQESTQNVLDQVNDYLLEQEGESVESVFTVSGFSFAGMGQNMGLAFVNMKPWDERTAPGTDVQSVAGRAMGAFSQIKEALVFAFVPPAVLELGTANGFDLYLQDKGGKGHDALIQARNQLLGMAAQEPSLVGVRPNGQEDAPQYQLDIDHGKLRALGLNITEVNSALATAWGGAYVNDFIDRGRVKKVFVQGEAEYRMQPGDLDTWYVRNNQGEMVPFSAFATGHWEYGSPRLERFGGLPAVNIQGATAPGISTGDAMETMERLAGQLPPGFGIEWNGLSYEERLSGNQAPALYALSILVVFLVLAALYESWSVPFAVILVVPLGIIGALLATYGRGLSNDVFFQVGLLTTVGLATKNAILIVEFAKEYYEKGAGLIEATLHAVRVRLRPILMTSLAFGLGVVPLAISTGVGSGAQNAIGTGVLGGMMSSTFLGIFFVPLFFVIVERIFSPKERKQPEATPQPAEAES
- a CDS encoding tellurite resistance TerB family protein, translating into MDFKGLLNQVMASGGDMAKQAKSGLSQGSGQGGMSDMTKGAIGGAVGGSLLTMLVGSKKGRKMGKKAAKLGGAAALGALAYKVFNDWQANQGGQAESPQSAQPTAQPQAVPQPQALPAPTEQHSMVVLKAMIAAAKSDGHVDDEEKGRIFKAVHAMGASAEVSHFVQQELDKPLDPTEVAAAVSSPEEAAEVYLASVIMVDEQNFMEQAYLKELANQLQLQPELVAQLEAQLV
- a CDS encoding enoyl-CoA hydratase-related protein — protein: MRVLLLVTAFNGLSQRIYGELKAQGHTLSVVLGGNESEVRDAVEQFEPELILCPFLKHRIPDDIWQQRLCIIIHPGIQGDRGPSSLDWAIIDRQTEWGVTALQADAEMDAGDIWSTGNFPMREASKASLYRRDVTAMASRLVQELMARVADKGFSPEPLDYSDPKVKGELKPLMKQPMRSIDWLADDSDTILRKIRAADSFPGVLTELYGELVYLYGAHPESTLGGALPKTPLATRDGALCIATTDGAIWVSHMKLKSDTPQFKLPSAWVLKAHLDGVPELAPPLLPEMTAPGFQEIRYREADGVGYLHFDFHNGAMGTSQCRRLLHAYQAACRRDTRVLVLMGGEDFWSNGIHLNHIEAADNPADESWRNINAINDLVKAILLTDDKLTVAALGANAGAGGAMMALACDQVVAREGIVLNPHYQSMGLYGSEYWTYSLPKRVGEARARQLTQACLPVGTTQALKMGLVDKVLEEAASCYERQLSDYCLTLASDQEFHSRLKAKARTRARDEARHPLAEYRRHELTKMHHCFYEPDSHYHRLRKEFVYKVCPCSTPQRLIYTDPRVKRTG
- a CDS encoding RelA/SpoT domain-containing protein, which produces MDIFEDPMTQGRTLTPEDLKARAIRFYERYGKDMEQISDLLNIRLSQLAQAYTLENALPQEAITITTRVKSLGSFLKKLEKRGWPQFYYPTEVIQDLIGARVVCWFVDDCRGMEKFIAGSKHLTIHEEIEDYIDEPKPSGYRSIHLLADVGYDRVHRSGREVEIQDGSMVCEIQIRTMLQDAWGQITHEFHYKAQSAGVNNRFYERILAEIASRLSNEDNSLLTLRDAYQDLAKEQIKPSSHEGIKGAD